Below is a genomic region from Eupeodes corollae chromosome 1, idEupCoro1.1, whole genome shotgun sequence.
TTTGTAAATAGctgtaattgttttttgttttgttaccaGCTATCTCATTTTAAGCATGTAAATCTTTCAATAAGCTATACCTATCCAAAACGCGATTGAACGCAGTCAATGTAATGGAGCACTCGTGAATTACCTGCTCAAAAACGCATATTTAGCTTGTTGACAAACCCGTTCAACTAGAAATCAGTCTCATAGTTGAATATAATTTTCCATGGAATTCAGTATAAATTTCAAGCTGTTTTCCAGCTCAATTTACGTATTGTTGTCGCTTAAAATAGTCTAATAGTTTAGTTCCTGTGTCAACTTGATTTTGTACGAATATATGCGAAGAACTTATAGCAAAATTCCGCACAATGACTTCACAAAAATTTGAGAGTTATTGACTTTAGTCCTCTTGAACGGAAAGGCTGCGCGTCCTTCTTTGTCTCATTGACATTGTAACATTGTTAACATTGCGGTCACTGAACACAAACTTtggttataaatttaaatgactTGGAAACGTGATTATTTGCCAATCTTTAATgaacataaatgtttttaaaaactaaaaaaatattgcgtTGTTACTTGTTCCTATTTGGAATATAATGTTACGGGATACGAATTGGGGACATTTAAAATCTTCGCTAGCTTTATTAATTTCATATCAGTAAATAATGTTGAAGTATATtacaaatatattatatttactttttagGTACAGAATGTTTACCACCCCAAAACATTGTCATtaaacataaatgaaaaaattacaaaaatctcTTCGCACTCTATTCGGTGCACTGTAGCAACTGAGACAAACCGGGTTGCTACATGGATGGACGAACATTTAGGAAATCATGGGCTTAAATTTGAACACGGTTTGCAGAATTATCCTGAAATATCTTCAGAAGGAATTTATTCTTTACACACATCGGCCATATTTACTGTTGTTCGAAGCATGGCTCAAAATTTATATTGGTGGGGTATATTACCATTTGAACAAAGGCGCAGTTTATGGGATCGATTCAGAACAAAGGCCAAAAAACCAGTTAAATTAATGCATGAAGAAATTACTGTTGGGGCCCAAGTTGTAATGAAAAAGTGTCCGATTTATCAGACAGGTTCCATCGgattttcttgtttaaatgGAATACCCAAAGTCGGCCAACTTATGAATTCAGTTTGGGATTTTTCTGATGTTTGTAGATTTAAGTTATTAACGCTCACGCCGTCTTATCAGGAGAAGATGAATTATAGTCAGCATGAAAAAGATTCAATAAATGTAAATCAAACTCTTAACAATAAGTCAGTCATAACACCAAGTAAAAAAGAATCAACAGATCGATTAGATATGCCACCTCCACCTTCACCTGCATCAAGTACATGCAGTGATAACGGAAATACAACAACATTGAAGAGAACTAAACGTGTGATTCCTAAAGATGATTTAGAAATCAAAAAGGATGAGGAGTTTTGGCTTTTAAAAGATGTAGTTTTTGTTGAAGACAGAAATGGACCAATTGGAAAAATTCTTAAAGTGGACGGTGATTATGTTGCTGTAAGGTTCGGAATAATTGGATCAAATACCGAAGCGCAAGATGAAGATTGGCAACAATGTcggttattaaaaaaagatgatgTGCAAGTGATCAAATCATTTGTTAATCCTAGAGGACCGGATTGCTATCAAAAAACTCCAAAAAGAATTAATATTACATCAAATGCAGATGCCAACAGCTGTCATTTATTGGCGCTTGCTGTTGATACTAAGGGCGTTCACACAATCTCGAAAATATCTTCGAAATTGTACTACAACGTTTTTAACTTACATAACAACAAACAAGAACATAGCAGTATTTTTCCCACCGACTGCAATGTGTTTTTGGGACAATCCCAGAGTAATATTGCTCTTTATTTATGTGATGATTCCAATGATACCTGGACTGTAATACTAACAGATGGTAACCGCACGATTTATCCTTTTGTTAAGGACTGTAACGGTGACTTGAAAGATCCACAATGGTTAAGTCTCCCTCCAATACGTACTATTGCCATGACAATTGTATCACTTCCAATAGTTGGAATAAATCTTAAATCGAAAGTGTGCATGGTtataatgtttttggaaaagcaGTATTTAATGCCTTCTATATTAAGATGTGACCTTAAGAGTGTTGTAATTTTTCTTAGCCAGCTCGAATGTGAGCAACATAATCTACTATCACACgcacttaaagaaaaatgtgaCGCAGGGCGCAATATTGTGCATGCATGTGCTGCCTTGTGCGCACCAATATCCAACAAAATGGTAGATGACTCCACAAacttatcatttaaaaattcagcCTCTAGTAGTTCTCCTGACATGGAAAGTTCAACTATCAATACAAGAGAAGGATGTACTATAAGCTTACGTGAAATGATGAATCGTTTGGTAAATACGGAGACCGATAGCAGAAATACTAATATTCACATTTCAGGTCCTGACGAAGGATATTTTCCTATGTCGTTCTGGCAATCTGAGTACGAAGGTAATTCTGTCGAAGAAGATTTTTCAAGTACGAACTATAAAACAAATGGAAACAAAGTAAATATGCCGATATACATAACTGATCCAATCCAGAGAAGGGAACAATCTgctttaattttacaacaaatttgCCTCAACCCTTTTTTAAGACCACATTTGCACTTACTTTTAAGTTCTAAAGATGCAGAAGGACTGACACCTTTAATGTTGTCAGTGACAAATAGAGCATACGATGCTGGATTGATTTTGTTCAATGCAATATTATCTATCTCAAAAGAAAATAGTACAATGAAGGAGTCGATGGTATTTCCTGTTGGCTCGTCTGTAGATAAATCTCCTCTTCATGTAATTTGCTATAACGATACTTGTTCCTTTACATGGACGGGGGCCGatcatataaatcaaaatatatttgaatgcAAAACATGTGGTTTGACTGGTTCATTGTGTTGTTGCACTGAATGCGCTCGTGTTTGTCATAAAGGTCATGATTGCAAATTAAAACGTACTTCTCCTACAGCTTACTGTGATTGTTGGGaaaaatgcaaatgcaaagCATTGATTGCAGGAAATCAGACGAAAAGATTTTCTCTACTTTGCAAGCTTATATCAAACACTGACCtagtaacaaaatttaacagtAGAGGTGAGTCGATACTTTTATTCCTTATTCAGACAGTTGGACGCCAATCCATTGAACAAAAGCAATACAAAGTTTGCAATAGATCACGAAGCTCTACAGGcaacaatagaaaaatacaaacatctGATATGGATCCTGAAATGCCAGAGCATGATTTAGAGCCTCCTAGATTTGCGAAAAAAGCCCTTGAGCGAATGCTTGATGACTGGCAAGCTGTTAAGTCAATGATTATGACAGGTGCCGAAGACATGACtcaatttgaaaaagtaaaaaatcatGAAAACCTTGAAGGTAGCTCTATAAAATACTTGAAATCTCAAAGTGGATCTACTCTGCTTGATAAATTtacacataatttatttgtcaAGTGTTGCCCAGAGCATCTTGATGTTCTCATATCTACCCTAGTACGACAAATTCAAAACACATCTAATTCTATTGCAAACACTGAGTCAAAGTCAATTGCTAGACGATTTGTAAGATCAGTAGCAAGagttttcataatatttaatcTGGAAAAATCTCCATCTgctgaaagaagaaaaaacaatgcGTCACAAAGCAAACATATTCAAAATTGCATTAAAGTATTTCAAGCCCTTCATATCATATCAATTGAAGAACTGTGTGAGGTTGCTGATGCTTTAATTGCTCCGGTTCGATTAGGAGTTGTAAGACCTACTGCACCTTTCACAATGTCAACATCAAATTtagatgtaaatttaaaaaatttctttaataacttggatattaatatattatatttccaTTAGAGTTCCGAAGACATATTCAGCGTAGAACCATTAGGGCTAAGTACAGGAACGATAAGATCTTTATCCGAAGACACCACTGGAGTAGCTAATACAAGTATGGACCTTGGGCTGAACTATGGAGTGTTACAAGTTGAAGATAATAACGATATAGAAGgtaacaaataattaataaaaagaatccTAAGTTTTTAATACTCTGTAAGTAACTTATAATTTAACTAATATATGTACATGATATTTCACTGTAGTCACAGAAGTACACTAATGTCAACTTAAgtcctatttttttcttttccgcTGTCTGCTCATCTAAATAGGTTCACTGGTTCTTCTAAGTTACTGTAAGATTGTCTGCATACATGTAAATGACAATGACACGACGACTATACTTTCACACGAGTTACATTGGAAATCCTTAGGTTAAGTAAAAGTAATATATTTCTTCACTGGTTCTTCTACGTTACTGTAAGATTGTCTGCATACATGTATATGGCAATGACGGCGCAGGGACATAAGTCCCGAATTTCTTTTTCGGGACTTATGTCCCATTTTGATGGGTCATAAGTCCCGAATTCGATTTGGGGCTAATGTCCCACCCTACTGAGACATAGGTCCTGAATTTTTTAGCCAAAAATGGGACATGAGTCccgaatgaaataaaaacaatttaaagaattattgaAGAATGTGCTCTTTTGAATTTACAAAAGTACTTTGGTAGTAGAAAAACTTTTGGAATCGCAAGTTATCAAATAAttaaagatatatatatatatttatatttgtattgttttaagaactttactaatataattgcattttatattttcttttaaacctataatttaaaaaggcaTTGCATAAATCAGTGTTATAAagaatttgagaaaaatattataaggcaaacaaattattgcgaattttattaaatagttcCATTTACTGCTCCCGATCTTAGACAGAATGATCCAGAAACTGAATTAGCGACCGTAAATTCACAGCCGgctttgttatatttttgcaaGGTGGAGGTAAATTTTGTATGCTCTAAAAACAGAGTACCGTTACTCGTCATGCTAGGCTGAAGTCATGACATTCGATTAGTAAAGGCAAAATCAAACTTGAAAACATCAGGACTGACGCCAttactgaacatctggatagaAACACAATTTCATTATACTGCGACTCCATGTGAATTAGACCGTAACATTTAGTTTATCTAGAAGTGGTAGCTCACCCTATTGGTACTATGTTTTAGGTAACCTCAATGTTATAAAGTAGTAACTGTAGTACATGTAATAAAGTTCTCATTCTTCGTTTGAAGACGCGTTgaatttctaatatttttgtataaaggcACCCGATGTTTACTGCAGGAAGGTGATGATAGGAATTGACAGAGGTGGGTAGAAAAAACCTGCAagcgcttgtgtcctcttgggTGCATGTATCTACCATTggaataacaaaattaaaactgctTAAATTTAACATCTGAGCAATGACCGGACTCATGTCTAGAACATTACTAGGGTTTGAATACTTCGACAACAACTTGATTGTTCTGATGCGCACCTATTTCATCGGCTCCGTAAGCCACTTGGTTAAGGTTTGATTCTCAGTGATGAGAGTAAACTAAAGACTAAGTACCATAAATAAAGGAACGTGATGATCAGTTGGCACCGTGTAATTCCAGCCTTGTGGTATCACAATCAAGTTGTTGTAGTATTCAAATcctattaaaaattgattgtgtTTTATGTGAATagagaaattttaaatacaaatttcctagcgcaaaaattaatataaaatatgaacAGATGAATTTATCTGATGGTTGTTATGCCCATAcctaaaactatttattttgttccataTTTGTAGCAACCACCGCTAATCCAGATATGAATACAAACAGGCTGCGAACGAATTCTCAGATTGAAATCAGTTCCGAAAACCTACGAAATGACGATGTGGCCGAAGATGAGAGTGATAATGAGTTCAATTTTAACGATGCGGAAACAGAATCAGATTCCGATGATAATCATAGTACCCAAGGTGCTCAAAGAATTGCTCAGACTGGAGCAATTGTTGGTTCTGAAACAGGTAATtaaacaacaatattaaaaattacattaaaattaaatcaataactACAATATTAAACATGAATAATTAACCAACTTATAGTATATTTAAAGAGTGGTAAGATAAAATACAAATCCtagtttattatataataaaGTTTAGAAAAGTTAGGATGTAATGATTTATAACAcagcattaaatttttttatttttgtttaaaagagaaCAACTATTTACAAGCCATTAACAAACAGATTTTACATAAAGTAGATCCTGGTATCGTTTTGTtagcgagtttgccatttttcaaatattgctttcgatatcgccttcttcgttttgaattcgaccaattaacgaattcgaaggcaaattgaaaatgtaataatgtttgttggcgagttgaaatccaatagcttttttttggcggattcacaggcgaaagattgttcattattatttattgttcgatttcgtggattatttcttgattgtaatcacatatataaaaatgtgagctagctttattttactttaattaaattttatccaCAATCtaccataaaatataaaatttcgaataaatcaccgaaaattttacaaattcaatcaaaacaaaacaaattttgtttggaaagctgtcaaatcactGCAATATGGGAAGAAAAAGttaaaccaaaagtgtcaattcACTGGAATAAAGtaagaactattttcgcttcgcagcgaattcgttaataaggaaatacgacaCGAGCCGAATTTGAAAGATCGtattgaaaacgatccgcctcgaacctcataatcaggcccctgtTTAAGTCTTTACATATTCTGTTTTTCTCAtagtaatggatccgatttttcgaattaagttattttgtatatttcttgAAGTTACAATGTTAGAGAGTTGTTTGTTAGCGTGTGTACGAAAGTTCGTGCGTCCGTAAGTTCGGAAAgccttttttatatacatatatacatattattttacaaataaaaacatcaaaaaataaagagattacttttataaaaattatgttggtggttttttatttaatctatttaaatagaaagtaaattttgattgacccaaatatctcacgagtCAATAACGCTAgcaacttcaattaaattgtatattataaattttataatataataaaatctaaaataattgtattcatcGAAGGATTACGTTTTTGACATCCTAAACAAAAACACGAataaattttacgaaaataatagtttgaccattttttttttaattttaagacaaattaaGCAGAGTTTTTCAAACAATCTTCTAAAAATCCTatcgaaaattgttaaaattcatttttgattcGAATGCCTAaggaataaattatattaattactTTAAAACTATATCATTCTATTGACAATATTGTTGGAAACATGAAGTACTTTTTCCAatccaaaatttgtttataataaagaaaaaccaacaacaaaattggtagatagtgaaaaaaatattttcacttaaaagtGTATCTAACAGAAAACgttgttattaattttgtacattGCATATTGTGCAATAAAGTTACCCTGGAGAAGGCAACAAACCCACCAAAATGTAACGTAAATTGATATATCCGTCTCCATATCCGAATTGAGACCAAATAAGTCGAAAGTTTAATTAAGATTTGTATCTTATCCactcttcaaaaacaattttaatatttatttaccttGACTTTATTTAGTGTGTTTGTGTATACGTACAGAGTAGTACAATAATGTTATACATTATAGAAGACGAATCAGGTGATTCCTCTCCTCCGGACGAAGATGGTTCTGACGATGGTGAAACAGACGAAAATTCTGATGAAGGTTATACATTCATTGACAGTCAACTAGAAAGGAGAGCTACTGGTAATAGTTCTAAAGGAAACGCATCTTCATCGTCTATGCACTGGGCAATTCGTAATAGAGACCAATCTGGGCGGTCTTCTGTGCGTGTGCCTACTGGTTCAGGGTTAGTGTTCATTGATCCTCTTGCCTTACGGCGTACGGCAATCCCAACTTCAACTGCTCCAAGTAATTTGCAAGAACCACATTCTATGGCTACCACGGCAAGCAGCTTAGCACGTGCTTTTGGAATAATAATGCGCCAAATATCGGACTTATTTTACTCAATTACATTAAATCTTAACCAAGATATCGAAAATCGAGTCAAAGTGACGTACGCAGAATCAGTTGATGCCCaagtaagttttattaaaaaatcttcagGATTTTGTACGctattaaaatatttcgaaCAGTCATTTTTAGAAACCAGACTCAAACAAACATGGAATTGGGTATTTTCTGTTATGGATGGTACCGAAGCGCAACTCAAATTTGGAGCTAATTTAACCAACACAACAGACCAATCTCATTCCTTACCGACAATGAACTCAAATAACCAAAACACAAATCAAGGAAATATTGGTATTAACATATTAGGTAAGTTTAATCATGGAATTAAGTATTgttttatgatgttttttttaaatgtacatattttgacTAAAATTGGCCGTCACATTTCCTTACCTAAAGCTCagttcaacaaaacttaaacataaacgttgtagataataaaaaaacaaaaattttgtcttaattgtttgacatatttttttgtcgtacataatttatttttttaatatacctaTGTAAttgttacgttttttttttaaacaaataaatccactaataatatttttggattATAATGAGTTCGTGCAAGTATGCATGGATCTTACGTTCTCACGAAAAAACTATTCAATggattaaatgaaaattatatatgatTAGCTTAGCTTAACACTAaggctattattattatttaccggTATCAGCCATTTGCGATCACGTGCACTGTAAAAGAGTTTGAGTAACTTCCAACTTTCAAAGGTGCCGCTGTTTAAAAGTCAAATGGTTCAGTAATTATTGATTATTTCTTCAATTCTTACAGTTATTTGTAATACTTATACATTCTACATATTAGAATTATTTGTGCTACCTCAACTtagcatacaaaaatgtaatgcaatctaaaaatttgtatttcttttgagttcaggaaatgttttattattttatttgactcAATAATATCAGATAGTTGGTGTAACGTAATATCACACAACATAGGCCATTACTAATACCAAAAATGCAGTTATAGAAAGTGTCAACAATGTTTCTATTGTTTATTACTATGGATTCATTTATCAATGAGTGAATGTTCATTGCCTCAGCGAAGGTCTTTGGATCTCCATCATTGTTGCTGGCCACGTACGGTAGATAACCGTATCTTTCAGGTGGATTTCTTATTCTAGTAGATTGTAAAAACCTGCCCATGGATAACTGCGTCTCAACTTATtatgacttcttttttcttaacgtcATAAAAGCGATATGATTTTGAGTGTGTGCAGTATTCgataaaaattacttcttttccTTTGGCATCGAGTTTCTTCCGCTTTTCTTTTGTGAATAACTGCTTGGCAATCGAAAACTTTAAGATGCTGCAGATTCACTCTTCTTCCACTCCAGATTTCTTCAGGTGTTATTTCTTTTGTACCTTTGCGATGTGTTCTGTTCGTTAAATAAACTGCCTTATTTGCAGCTTCAGCTTTGTGTAAACCAGACTCGATGAGAAGACAACGCTCTTTTTCGATTATGGTTCTATTCATTCTTTCTGCCAACCCGGAGAATATGGAACCGTTGTTTGATGTTGATTGCCTGCATCTGCTAGAATCTTCTTCAtcttaaaattgcaatattccTTTCCATTATCGCAAAATTTTTGAACCTAAGGTAGTACCAATTGAGTTAAACGGCAGGCGTGCCATTTTACCTTTGATACATGTGATGCAATTGATTTTAGAACTTTCGCAATCACTGTTCTGCACCACTTTTGGAATCATAGCTTGTGTGGTTTCAATACTTGGATGTTCAAAGTGTGAatctacattttttgtaacatatgcactttggttggaATCGGAACATATTGTTCACCAAGCTTCCACTTGCAACAACATTGCCCCTTTGGTCTTTCACTAAACATCGATTCTTggaaaaatcattgaaaaacccGTCTAAACAATTTTCCAGACAGATAAAAGATTAATGCATAAGTCAGGAACGTGAAGgatttctaaaaattcaacctcactttctttgaattttccaatAGATACCTTCATATCGACTTTAACTATACCTTGGacttgcatttttgaattatttgcaacaattaCCTCAGAGTTAAGATTTTGCATCTTACTTGAAAAGCATGCACTATTTGAGCACATGTGAGCTGACGCTCCCAGGTCGAAATACCATTCTTCTTTTTCAAGAGCCGTGATGGAAAAACATCCTAACATcgcattcttcttttcttgatggttcttattcttttttggacatttagcAGCAATATGGCCAAATTCGTTGCGGTTGTAACACTTAGGACccttaaagttcttattcccaaagtttttcttgttcttgccaACAAATGCAATATCTTGACTTGCATCCAAATTAACGTCTTCAAGAAGTTTTGTGTTAATACTGTCTCCTTTAATAAGAATCCCAGAGCCTTGGATTTCCATTATCATTGGTTTGTATTCTTCGGGAAGACCAGCTAAAAGCATTGCTCCCATCCATTCGTCATCTAGGTTAAGACCAACAGACCTGAGCTTGTACGATGTAGTTAAAACGTCGTTAACGTACGCATCTACGGTAGAGAAATCTTTCAATCttgtagaacaaaacttttgaatGAGCCCAACTCTCCTCACAAAACcagaatcttgaaaaattttctgaagagaATCCCAAATCTTCTTAGCGCTTTTGCAATGTCTTATATGTGGATAAATGGATCTTTCAACAAGCAATATAAGCTCCGATTTTGCGTTTAAGAGAGAAGGATGCAATTCTCCGTCTCACTACCATCAGAAACAGCCTTCCAAAGTCCTATCATTTGGAAATAAGCTTCAACGGAAAATTTCCAGTCTTCGAAGTTTTCGCTTCCCCGAAGCTTTTCAATATTTCGTTTCAGACATTTTTTctcaatacaaatttccttattattttgtatttagatcgTGATAAGGCCCATAACCTTATCCttaagattctgaacagtaataatatttattttcaatacatcaaacatataaaaattagtacaatttgataacgataaaataaactaagtatttaaaaacaaaatatcaaatctcAACTTTTAACAGTTTTAAATACAGTACCAATCGttcaattatttgtttgaattaaagtCTTTAAATAATCTAGGCGCCATTAACGTTTTCAGTATTTAGTACAAATCACTACCGaccaaatatataaaaagagatACTTGgttatcttcagaaatattatttaaaaggaaTAAGTGCCCGAGTCATATAATTCAATATCAATTATCATTTCCGTTGGAAATGATAATTCCAAAGTATTATAATTCATAATCACTTCTCATTTCCGTTGGAAACTTAATCCAACAATATAATTAATCAAAATGCAATGCATATTATGCATTTTGTTTGACTTCGAACAAACAAAGTGTATCATATCtcgataaatatttatattagatACGGAGTTTTCTCCTCGATTTTGTGACGTTGCATTTGatctttttatctttcaaaattgtgtgggtgttgACCACCATACTAGAcatgagtttatttttaatccGAAAGATGAATTATCGGACAATCACTTCCAACCCTCAGACAGAATCTCGTCGTCTTATCTTGAAATACAGATTAAGTACGaactaacaaaaagaaaaatatttaaaagaaatataattcccgtggttagtgcgttagattGTCATGACAGAGGGGTTGGATACCTCCCTGTGCTATCTAAAGTTTCTGTGACGgtttcttgcgaggaattgataaattctcctagagtaattcttgtcatgaaaagtgctttctcaaattagccgttcggattcccctccatctctgacatcAGTAGtcgcacacgggaatggttgagagctgtaagtcactaggccctagttttcaacggactgttacgccacccaaTTGATTTAAATGCTCCATTGTTTCCACGTATTGgttaaaatcatcttcgatcATAAACTGTTCAATGTTCCCTATCATAGGGGTTCAGCGTCAGGCattgtgatttaaattttgacaaaagagATTCCTTTTTTCCCCAATCTTTCCTTCCTCTTGAGATCATTGTTTCTGTCGGGCTTAATGTTTATGAGTATTGACAATGGGTTTGTTTTTGGCTTGTAATTCCTTTTAGAACCTTTTgaaatgcttttaattttttctggaTTTTCTTATGAGAAACACCTGTTTCTATCCTTgctatttaattttgtgactattggaaatttatcaatttattttattagagcaGATAGTCTATCTGCTAGTGCTTTTAGGTTTATTTATTATGCGTTAAATgctaacgttaacaattcttagtataaacttaaaatctaaaaacttaaactagactgttgaaaaatattaatttgcaatttatactttttatattatcatttggtgaataAATACAAGAGTGAAATgtattatagatttcaattagTTGGTTTAAGGGGCTATGTACATcgtagtttgatctgctaaaataagtattcaatggtttctggagtcttatacttgaacgactagAACTGAAGTTTAACACGTTCCCACCGGCGACTGAGTTCGCTGTCTTCGGAATTTAACGGCTCTGTAAATTCAAGTTTGTCTCGTCAGGCGGCGCACATCATTGAGAGCTTCTGCTGACTATGCCTGCATTAGAAGCAACCCACTTTCAGAGAAAAGGAGATAggacaattttttcatttttctcgaAAGATCTCATGCTAAATATCCGGTAAAAATTCTCAATGAGCAATATGCTATTTTGTAATCAGTGCAAAGCCATTGATGAAACCTGCTACATGCAATTTGAAAGTAATCGcgctaatattttatatttttatttgatttttgataacgAGAACTCATAGTTGTTGTGATATTTTTgtgaaagaaatataaatatgtgtaagtttttataaaactttatttttattattaactgtTTTTAATACAACGAATTAGAATATACCATAGGCTTAGAAATGGATGATTACTCAGATGAAGACATATTTTGTAGAAGAAAAAGGACTTAACCCATCATTGACTCTTCAGATGAAAATATATTAGAATTGGAAGCTA
It encodes:
- the LOC129938710 gene encoding E3 ubiquitin-protein ligase hyd isoform X2; translation: MADIQYILHPLPGTDEQFMERLREASDKINKVGYANSPIFGVLKTEVKEIVIGPAHIGILLEDGRAFRVAFYINSDQLDLSNTETNKSSASSSNSCTNGNSKSTLNISSRQISRSKSKLLRTGSRSTLSGQGSRSSGVIIGGSSTRPLVTVPAPFVPEELISQAEVVLQGKSRSLIVRELQRTNLDVNLAVNNLLSRDDEEADDADQAGDNYAPDDLISLLDNGFQTDSSNVIVDPADGLFSEEIFSNYSSIRNLLFNRIRSERNQVNSGNLDNTISSLRANAVSTPGNTLSGGSNISGPTTTVNADSFSRWRDRQCYGQRRWFPRDDTIWEKDIDGKRTTSLIGNNSPMWISEELQQWPEREGSIRFQKIASLFSEFIGLSDSGDLHQWRWSECETFKSDVQNVYHPKTLSLNINEKITKISSHSIRCTVATETNRVATWMDEHLGNHGLKFEHGLQNYPEISSEGIYSLHTSAIFTVVRSMAQNLYWWGILPFEQRRSLWDRFRTKAKKPVKLMHEEITVGAQVVMKKCPIYQTGSIGFSCLNGIPKVGQLMNSVWDFSDVCRFKLLTLTPSYQEKMNYSQHEKDSINVNQTLNNKSVITPSKKESTDRLDMPPPPSPASSTCSDNGNTTTLKRTKRVIPKDDLEIKKDEEFWLLKDVVFVEDRNGPIGKILKVDGDYVAVRFGIIGSNTEAQDEDWQQCRLLKKDDVQVIKSFVNPRGPDCYQKTPKRINITSNADANSCHLLALAVDTKGVHTISKISSKLYYNVFNLHNNKQEHSSIFPTDCNVFLGQSQSNIALYLCDDSNDTWTVILTDGNRTIYPFVKDCNGDLKDPQWLSLPPIRTIAMTIVSLPIVGINLKSKVCMVIMFLEKQYLMPSILRCDLKSVVIFLSQLECEQHNLLSHALKEKCDAGRNIVHACAALCAPISNKMVDDSTNLSFKNSASSSSPDMESSTINTREGCTISLREMMNRLVNTETDSRNTNIHISGPDEGYFPMSFWQSEYEGNSVEEDFSSTNYKTNGNKVNMPIYITDPIQRREQSALILQQICLNPFLRPHLHLLLSSKDAEGLTPLMLSVTNRAYDAGLILFNAILSISKENSTMKESMVFPVGSSVDKSPLHVICYNDTCSFTWTGADHINQNIFECKTCGLTGSLCCCTECARVCHKGHDCKLKRTSPTAYCDCWEKCKCKALIAGNQTKRFSLLCKLISNTDLVTKFNSRGESILLFLIQTVGRQSIEQKQYKVCNRSRSSTGNNRKIQTSDMDPEMPEHDLEPPRFAKKALERMLDDWQAVKSMIMTGAEDMTQFEKVKNHENLEGSSIKYLKSQSGSTLLDKFTHNLFVKCCPEHLDVLISTLVRQIQNTSNSIANTESKSIARRFVRSVARVFIIFNLEKSPSAERRKNNASQSKHIQNCIKVFQALHIISIEELCEVADALIAPVRLGVVRPTAPFTMSTSNLDSSEDIFSVEPLGLSTGTIRSLSEDTTGVANTSMDLGLNYGVLQVEDNNDIEATTANPDMNTNRLRTNSQIEISSENLRNDDVAEDESDNEFNFNDAETESDSDDNHSTQGAQRIAQTGAIVGSETDESGDSSPPDEDGSDDGETDENSDEGYTFIDSQLERRATGNSSKGNASSSSMHWAIRNRDQSGRSSVRVPTGSGLVFIDPLALRRTAIPTSTAPSNLQEPHSMATTASSLARAFGIIMRQISDLFYSITLNLNQDIENRVKVTYAESVDAQSFLETRLKQTWNWVFSVMDGTEAQLKFGANLTNTTDQSHSLPTMNSNNQNTNQGNIGINILGSTSSRREFFTYCLSLMRAHTSEHRDSLPVLDITALRHIAYVLDGIIFYMRNENSDKFDTNSEKQTCEPNANEQAKNDSNQLLQEDPIIEYDLQGENTSEKRYQFFKRSDSTLSLGCCAPDPFALPLEMALPLADKPHLLQTNSKREDLFSNFPLQFLSNKPAGTSGVSFLEIPPLRLGLSSHSKKHEFIDDEMYKSKKRSASPCISPSLEESDAFKIDSSANLYIQLKKKSHLEQYEGDIASHNIESSPPKQGKGVLKIDEINSRSNDEFLGEPTADTSIRPEVIVQTRTVFSGSQTSNILKQGARSVIVRAGPTKPSNSKDFQKEIDNRHKKNSTQIFQTLRQNVKPPTWNVLLGRWKHSLDLFGRVFMDDVGLEYGSIFPEIRGFPVKETRFRRQMEKLRNGQQRDLVLSKLERSRDSLITQTFKELNTQFGTQNRRVYPPLTFNRVKVTFKEEPGEGSGVARSFYTSIAEALLVNEKLPNLEVSQIGSSNKYGLPFSSILRNRSLIGRDSSLQRKGSGNKILWRSNKEKKALNYSAKPFASSVLDSTSSSTTNNEHLSVHLQQLGERLYPKIAAITGTHASKITGMLLETPPAQLLVILSSEDTLRQKVSEALDVILNKHKSESESKKNVPIVLLEQIEDNDPLFYSPGKRGFYSPRQGYASFERINAFRNVGRLIGICLLQNELFPLYLQRHVLKYILGRQTRFHDLAFFDPVVYESLRQLIHGSHTDGCDVLNKLDLCFVIDLIKEEGGGTVELVPNGKAVQVTASNIHSYVRLYAEYRLIRSQEKALEALKSGVFDVVPECSLDSLTSEDLRLLLNGVGDINVSTLISYTSFNDESSENSEKILRFKKWFWCIVEKMNTTERQDLLYFWTGSPALPASEEGFQPLPSITIRPADDYHLPTANTCISRLYIPLYSNKTILRTKLLLAIKSKNFGFV